The following DNA comes from Clostridia bacterium.
ACAGAGCAATAACGTTCAGGAGGTACATATGGAAATAAAAATTATGAAGAATATACTTGATGCAAATGACAAGCTTGCAGGTGATAACAGGTCCCTGTTTAATCAAAGGGGAATAATTGCTGTAAATGTGATGGCATCACCGGGAGCAGGAAAAACCAGTATCATTTTAAGAGTGATCGAAGGGCTGAAAGGCGAAGTTGGTGTCAGTGTCATTGAAGGAGATATTGCTTCAAGTATTGATGCAGAAAAGATTGATAAGCTTGGTATACCGGTAGTCCAGATAAATACAGGCGGGGGCTGTCACCTGGATGCAAATATGATAAGATCTGTCGTTGAAGACCTTAAGCCACAGGATAATTCTATCATATTCATTGAGAATGTAGGCAATCTGGTCTGTCCTTCAGCGTTTGACCTTGGAGAAGGGATAAGGCTGGTCATAGCAAGTGTCCCAGAGGGGCATGATAAACCTTTTAAATACACATCTATGTTTGAGGCAGCAGATGTAATCATCCTTAACAAGATGGACTTAATGCCTTATATAGATTTTGACAGGGACAGCTTTTACAAAGGAATCAGAGCATTGAATGAAAAGGCGCCGGTTTTTGAGATATCCTGCAGGACCGGTGAAGGTGTCGGAGAGTTTGTAAGTTGGCTGAAGGGCCTACAGAAATAGAGCAGTGAAAATGGTCACTGCTCCTTTTTTCTGACAGTTTATTGTATTATTAATATCATTCTGGTAAAATCAAATGTTACAGAGTACCTGCGGAAAAACTGGTGAGAGACTATTCCGTCAATGCGGAATCCGACAGTGTCCCCTATGTAAGGATTTTTTCTCATGACCATTCCGGGAACATTTTTTTCTGAAATAGTGTTTTCTCCTGTTCCCAGCGTCAAGCAATCAACTGTTATATCCACTCCTTCTACTTTACCGCCACCACCCATGCTTTCAACGGCTTTGGACCAGTCTGCCCTGATCCCTGTTTTTTTAATTGTTGCTTCCGTTGCCAGAAAGCCACCCCCTGCCATGCCGGTATCAACAAAGAAGTTCATTGGGCCTAAGTTGTTTACGGTTCCCTGGGTAATAATAACATGCATATCTATCAAGTTAATGGGAAACACTTTCGCTTTTCCTTCTAAGACCAGGGTATCCAAGCTTTTGGAGTTTTCGGTCCTGTTACGTGCCAGTATCAAAGATCCGTTGGAATAATCAAAGGTACTGATGAACTGTGATAAAATGCGTGTACCCAAGATGCCGTCTATCTTTAATCCATCAAAAATTGATGAGAATTCATCGGTTTTCATGGTATTTATAGGAATATTCCTGATTTTAAAATCTCCTATTGATACTGAATTAATCTTACCCAAGCCGGTTTTTGCTTTTGCCCCTCCGACATATTCACTTTCTATTGTACCGGATATCGTGGCCCCGATCCTTTCAGCCAGCTGCGTATTCAAGATAAGTTCAGCACCCCCTGTATCCAAAATAAAATAAAGGGGCTCATTGTCATTGACCGAAACCTGAATTACCGGTAACGGATCTGTTCTGATGAAGTCAATTCTGGATTCCTCCGGACCCTCAATTATGTACGCTTCATCATCCTCAAAAAGTTTAGCCTGACTTTCCAGCGCTTTTAGTTGTTTGAATGAGCCGAGCGCTATAGGGCCTGCTGCCTTTTTAAATTGCTCGGCAGCCTTTTTAAAATCATTTTTCCGATAATAGGTCATAGCTAACTTAAAGTCCAGTTCGGCAGTAAATGGCCAGAAACTCTGATACCAGGGAATATTATGTAAGGCACTTTTTAACATTTTCTCTGCTTCTTCGGTCTTATTATTCCAAAGTGCTAATATCCCAAGGCGCCCTAACAGGATAACGTTGTCCGGTGTCATCTCTCTTATCTCCTTATAAGCTGCCTCTGCCTCTGTGAGTCTTCCGTGGCGGAATAATTCATCAGCGGCATTCAGTTTTGCCTTTACTTCAGGAGATGATTTCTGTCCTCTAAGTAAAACTATGACTATGAGCAAGAAAATGATCGCTATAAATAAAAATATCATAAACTCCCTATACTTCCTTTCCCGGACTTTTTATATTCTTTGTCAGCCTGATAGTGGGTTCATCCCCTGAAGGGCATGAATCAACTTCATTAGGGTAAAGACTAAGATTGATACTATAAAGAGTACCTTCAGCTGAGCTGCACTCTCTGAATTCCTCCACTAGCCGCTCCAGTTTTTGTATGAATTTTGCTGCAGTATCATGGCTTATTCTTACAGACTCCAGTAAAGCAATCATCTCCAACTCTGGGCGTTTTTTTATAGTACTTATGGCAGTAGCCAGGTCGCTTTTCAAAATTGAAAGTGCTAAAGCCTTTTTATCCAAATTTCCTTCTTGCTCTGTATTGACAATAAAATTGTACGCAATAGACCTATAGTACTTTTCTATATTTCTGCCTGTATCTTTCTTTTCTACAAGGCAAATCAACCCGGCCCTTTCCAATAGCTTAAAATGGTGGGTTATATTCGCAGGATGTACACCCAACTCTTTCGCAATGCTTGATATTGTACGGCTTTCTTTGGACAGCAACTGCAACAGTATTATTCTTGTAGGGTGGACATAAGCTTTTATCTGGTTGTTATCTCTCAATATATGAGTTTGCTTAATTATAAGATTATTTTTATACATATTTCTAATGTTAGAATAATTTCTAATGAAAGTCAATACGGATTAGGGAGTTTTTTTCGATATATATTTCTCGCAAAAGTAGGTGACGGAATTGGACTGAATAAAGAATCCAGCTATAAATAAGCTGGATAAGCCGGCAGTGTCCTGCAATTATTCAGCAAAAAATCAGTGAAATGTCAGTAATCTTTCATAAATAATTCACTCCATTGGGTGGAGAATTATGTAAGATTACATGTGTGAGATGCATTCTATTTCTACTACATTATTTGCTAGGGACAAGTTAGTTTTTTATACGTATGACAGGAGTGCTATTTGTAATATGAAATACTCCGATTGTATTTGAAAAGGGTGGTCAAAATGAATGAAAAAACCTTGGAGATTAGTGATTTTTTATTATTCAAAAGTGTAATTCAGTATGCTAAATTCTATAAAGTAAGATTTTCATTAGCCATCTTCTGTTTGTTGGCATCAGTGGGTCTAGGCTTAATTCAGCCATTGATATGGGGGAAGTTGGTAACAAACCTGTTTACCAACAACTATTATTCAGCACTACTTAACATAATAAAAATCACAGCAATTTATATATCGCTGTCTGTAATCACATTTTATCAGTCGTACCTGATAACCTACTTGACTAATAATATTGTATTTAAAATGAAATGTGACATTTATAAAAGAATACTTAGTCTTGAAATGCAGTTATTCGATGAAATGCGCGTGGGTGACTTCATTTCGCGCTTGAACGGAGATATTGCAGTTATCGCCAATTTTATCACTAATCAGTGTCTGAATACCTTAATTGACATATTGAAAGTTGCAACCATAGGGTTTATTGTCTTCCGGATTAATGCACTTTTATCTGTTGTAATAGTAGTCTTTCTTCCTTTATCATACTTAATATTTTTTAAATTCAGCAAACTGTTAAGAAAAAAGAGCAGAGACATTTCATCTTCAAACGATAACTATTTCAGCTATTTACAGCAATCTATTTCCGGTATAAGGGAAGTAAAAAGTCTTGGGATAAAAAATAAAAATTTCTCAATATTCGCGTTGCTTTCTGAAAGCATTAAAAATAAGAATATTGAGTTTTCAATGGTTAATAATTTATCTCAAACTTTATCCAGGGGAATAAACTTCCTGTCGGAAATCGCAATTATGGCACTGGGAGGGTTTCTGATATTTAAGAATTTGTTACCGATTGAATACTTTATTGCTTTTTTATCATATTTTAATCAGCTTTCCGGTTCATTAGCAAATTTATTCGGATTGAATGCAAGTATACAGCAAGCGTTAACATCCCTTGAAAGGATATTACACTTGAAAGAAAACACGTACTATTCCTCTGAAAGGTTTGGAATAAAGAATATCGGACACATTAAGGGTAATATAAAGTTTGAAAATGTGACTTTCCAATACAAGAATGGTATCCCTGTTCTTGATTCAGTATCTTTTGAAATACCTTCAGGAAGGAAAACTGCAATAGTTGGATCCAGTGGTTCCGGCAAAACTACGATTTTTAACCTGCTTCTAAGATTTTATGAACCCACAGCCGGGGATATTTTCGTAGATAACATAAAAATCGAAGAGTTTAGTGAGGAATCTTTAAGAGAACATATAGCAATTGTCAGGCAGGAACCTTTTTTGTTTAATCTTACTATAAAGGAAAACCTTTTGCTGGCAAATCCCTTGTCAACGGAAGAAGATATTGAGGAGGCATGCAAAGCCTCATGTATACATGAATATATATCTGGGTTGCCTGAAAAATATGAGACCATGATAGGTGAAAACGGAATAAACCTGTCTGTGGGTCAAAAGCAAAGGCTCGCAATAGCAAGAGTTTTGCTTAAAAAATCAAGTATAATACTCTTTGATGAAGCAACATCTTCTCTGGATAACGAATCACAACATTACATCAAGCAGATTATTGACAAGTTATCGAAAACCCATTCTGTAATTATTATTGCACATAGGTTAATCACAATTTCTGAGGCAGATGAAATTATTATTATTGAGGACAGAAAGATAGCTGGACGTGGTACTCATCCCGAGCTTATTAATGGAAACCCGGTTTATAGGAAGTTGTACGAAAAAGAGCTAAAGATCGAAAATGAAAAGAAGAAAGAGGCGGTATCGTATTAATAATAGTATAGAAAGACGTGTAAGGGTTGTAATAATTGATAGCGGTATAGATGCCGGCATATTAGGTTTATATGTAAATGATAAGGCATCAACTGCCTTCAGAATTAATGAAGAAGGATATATCACGGAAGTTAAGGATTTGAAAGCATGCCATATTCACGGCACGGTTATTGCGCTATTAATCAGGCATATATGTAAAAATGTTGAGTTTATCAGTATCAATATACTAAATGAAAGGCTGGTTTCAGATGCCAGAGTGCTTTTATGTGCATTTAAAAGAGCGGTGGAAATTAAGCCGGATATTGTCCACTTGAGCCTTGGGACAACAAAGTGGAAATATAGGTTTGCCCTAAATACAATCGTCAGGCATGCAAGGAAAAATAACATAATCGTTGTCGCTGCAGCAAATAACGAAGGGAAAAAATCCTATCCTGCATATTTGAGGGGGGTGATAGGAGTAAAAGCACGTGTGATGAAAGATAATAATCCTTTTGATTATCAAGATGGCTTTTTTTATGCACCATTAGATACCAAGGGAATAGAAGAGTTTGAGACGCTGGGTGTCAGTGATTATGCAACAGGTTCAAGCGTAGCAGCTGCATATATGACAGGATATATTGCTTCATTAATCTCTTCACGAAAAAAAATAGTATATTGCTCTGAAATAATTGGATTATTAAAGTCAAGTGACTTTAAAGATAGGGGGATATAGATGAATGGTAATAATAATATTAAAATGGGACAGTTGCAAAAATCATGGAAGGAGGGTGTAGCAAAAACAATTACATTTTGTGTAACTGAAGACTGTAATCTGGCTTGCAAGTATTGTTACATGACCGGTAAGAATTCTAAAAGGAAAATGACGTTTGAGATAGCTAAGAAAGCTGTAGATTATATACTTTCAAATAGAGATGTTTTTGATGAGGAAGCTGTCATATGGGATTTTATTGGAGGAGAGCCCTTTTTGGAAATTGATTTGATTGATAAGGTAAGTGACTATATAAAGCTTAAAATGTACGAGTTGAGTCACCCTTGGTTCGATAATTACATTTTCGGCTTTTCCACAAACGGCTTACTATACGACAACCCTAAGGTCCAGAAATATATTCTGAAAAATAGAGGCCATATTTCAATTGGCATAAGTATAGACGGTAATAAAATTAAACATGACCTGCAACGTATCAGGCTTGATGGCAGCGGATCATACGATGAAGTCATTCAGAAGGTTCCTCTTTGGCAGGAGCAGTTTCCCGGCTTTATGACCAAAGCTACATTTTCTCATGATGATTTGCCCTATCTTAAAGAAAGCATTATTAGCCTTTGGGAGAATGGAATCAAAACAATTGCTGCAAATGTAATTTATGAAGACGTTTGGCATGAAGGAGACGACGCGGTCTTTGAGGGACAGCTCCGGGAGCTTGCTGACCATATTTTGGAAAATGATCTGTGGAAGGAATATTCAGTAAGATTCTTTGATCCGAAAATTGGATTTCCGCTAACTGATGACCAATTAAAAAAGAATTGGTGTGGAGCCGGTAAAATGCTTGCAATCGATTGCGATGGAAAATTTTATCCTTGTATAAGATTTCTGGATTTTTCCTTGAATAACCGGGCTGGGGTATCTTTAGGAGATATTGAAAACGGAATAAATACTGATAAAATAAGGCCGTTTCTTGCATTGAATACAGTTTCTCAAAGCAGTGAGGAGTGCATAAAGTGTGATGTTGCAAAAGGCTGTGCATGGTGTACGGGAAACAATTATGATATGGCTGGCACCGATACGATATATGAAAGATCTACTTTTACTTGTAAAATGCATAAGGCGAATGTACGTGCGAATGAATATTTCTGGGACAAGTTCACGGAAGTTACAGGGGTGATATCGCCAAGAGAAGAATATAAACGGGAACTAGAGGCTGAAAAGTTTGAAGAGTCTGAAAACACAAGATTTTTGGTGTTTTTAACATCGGATGATGTCACGCCGCATTGCGCATACAGAAATTGGAACAGGACTAACAACAGAATGAGCCGAGGTTTGTTGGAAGAAGGTTTGAAGTTTGCTGAAGATAATGGATTTACCGCAATATTTCTGGGCGAAACCAACTGTCCTGGTGCTCCTGAATTCAATATAGTAAATTACAAGTCTCACCAGTTAAGTGAATATTCAATAATAACCTGCGATAATGAATCTTTTGTCCATGAAAGGACTTTTGAGAACTGTATTCTTCTAGTATCAAGAATGAATGTTGGAAGGTTGAGCAGCTTTGTAAAAGAATTACGTCCTTCAGTTGGCAGAATAAACGTTATACTTGAGGATATCGCAGATTGGAGTAAATTGGATATATCTGAGTATGAAGCCCAGTTGGATGTTTTAGTAGACTTCATATCTGAAACTTATAAAGATTCAAATCCTTTAGAGTTAAACATACTGACAGACAGCATGAATCTAAAATCAATGAGTAATTGTGATGCCGGCAATAATACCTACACACTCGCACCTAATGGGAAAATATACATGTGCCCGGCCTTTTACTTTGATAACCCGGATACTCATATTGGAGATCTTAAAAGCGGCATCAGTATAAAAAACAGCCAGCTTTTAAAAATAGAAAATGCGCCGATCTGTTCTGCTTGCGATGCTTACCACTGTACACGGTGTAAATTCCTAAACAAAAAATTAACAAACGAAATCAATACCCCATCAAAAATACAATGTGTTTTAAGCCACATTGAGAGAAATAAAGCAAGAGAATTGCAACAGAAACTAATAAAACAAAAAGTGGGTAGTTACGAAAGGTTGATAGAAGCAATTGAGTACCTTGACCCGCTTGAAAAAAATATATAAGTATAGGAGGCGTTATAGAGATGCTTAGAGAGAAAGTAGGATTTGTAACAGAAAATGAAAAAAGCTTGATTATGCAGCTTTATACTAAGAAAAAGGCTTTGGAGGAACTGTTTTTGACTTTGTGCAATCCCTCGTTAACTGAACTTAATAAAGATTCACTATATACAAAAATAGTGGATGATATGGGCAAAACAAAAACTGAATTTGATAAATGGTGGTCGGATATGTCGAGGAAGTATCAATGGAAATCATGTGAAAACAAACAATGGACAATCGACTTTGAAACATCCGAAATTTTTTTGATAGAAAAGCCAGGTATATGAAAACAGTAAGTTTTATAGCACAATAATGCCGGTAAAATAAATAAAAAAGGATTGGTGATTTTCATATGAAACATTTATATTCAAAAAAAATAAAAAAGCAAAATGATGACGTAATGGGGTATTTCTGTTGGTTTAGTTGTTCGGGCGGGTGCTATGGCTGTACTTCGTCCTGTGGAGGGTGTAATGGCTCATGTTCAGTAAGTTGTCAGCCAACCTGTGGTTCTGTTGATCAAGCAGTCCACTATCCGGGGTAACTATAAATAAATTATTTGTAAAGGGAAATTAGTTTTTTTAGGTAACTATTACTACATATTGCTGGCATTTATTGTGCTATATTTTTTTGTAATATATCTCAAACCATTGTTTACTTTCTTAGGGCATCCAATGGTTTGAGGGCAGTCACCCCTTCACAAAAATGATGTGTAGAAGCCTATCTGTTTCTATTTTACACACCTGTGGGATGTTTGTGAAGGGAGAATTCTGAAAGAGGGGCAGGGATTATTTCTATTATCCCAAAAACAAATATATTTTAGGAGGTCGAACAATGAAGAAACTATCTTTATTTTTGATTTTTGTATTTATGTTATCTATTTTTAGCGGTACTCAGATGTTTGCAGCACAAAATACTGAAAACCCACAGGTTACCTATAGTAAGGAAGAACTTGAAAAAAAGAAGAGAACTACTCTGCCTGACAAGAGTAGAGATAAGAAGAATAATGAAGTAAGCCGTGAAGTTACAGTACTGCTTGCTGACAGTTATGAGCCGAATAATTCAATATCTGCAGCAAAGCCAATAAGCAACAATAATACTATTTATCCTACTATTGATACTTCTTCAGACGTGGATTATTTTACATTTACAATCTCTTCTACAGCAAATGCGGTAATTTCAATGACTCCTCCGTCTGACAAGGATTATGATTTGAAGCTGTATAATTCATCCGGTACGGAAGTTGGAAGCTCGACTAACGGTACCGGTACAACAGACAGTATAACCAACACAAGTCTTCCCTCCGGTACCTACTATATATATGTTTACGGTTATAGCGGAGCATACTCTGAAACGTCGTATAGCCTTAGATTAAGCTATACAGGCGGTGGTGGTTCAGGAGATGATTATGGGAATGATTTCAGTTCGGCATACAGCTTATCTGTTTCTGCCGGAACTACTACCTCCCGTTCAGGCAGTATAGAAAGTACCGGTGATGCTGATTTCTTTAAGTTTACAGCTCCAAGCTCCGGAACATATACAATTTACTCCACAGGCAGTACTGACACCTATGGACATTTATACAACAGCAGCCAGTCTGAACTCGCTTCAAATGATGATAATAGTGCGTCAAACTTTTTAATTTCATACTCGCTTACCGCAGGACAGCTATATTATGTGAAGGTCAGGCACTACAGCAGTTCAGGAACAGGTGAATATACCCTTAATATTACTGCCCCGATCCCTGTAGCTAACGCATACAGTAATATAGCGAAGCTCCTTTATGTAGGATATGCAAATACACGTAATGGTACCAGCAAATATGCAAGTTATACTGACTCTGATCTGGACAGCATTTTGAACTCTCCTACATTGGGTACAAATGAATTTGTAATAACTGGCGGTGATTGTGGATATGGATTCAAACAGTGTGTAGCAATGACTGATATCAATTCTCTGACAACATCAGGTACTACAGCGTACAACTACTGTGGAACAACGGACTCAGCTTCACTTAATACAATAAAAAATGAGGCTGTCAATGTATATAATAGTATCGACAGTTATAGGACACTAGAAAGCTTTGCAGATGATCAGATTACTTTGGCTAATAGGATCTGGGCAAAGAACCCGAATGCAAAAGTATGGTTTTCTTTCCCGGTTATTCCGCATACAACCTTTGCATACCTGTATACTTCACAATGTAGGACAAAAATTGTAGATCGCATAAAGGACAGTATAAGCAGCACCAACTGGTCAAATAATGTCCTTGGATTTTACTATGGTACAGAATCTCCAACACAATGGTATACAAAATTTAATACATCGAATACTACTGATTTCAATAACCCGGTAGTAAACAATATGAATGGTCTTTCCTCATATGTACATGGATTTAGTAAGAAAATGTTATGGATACCTTATTACAGGGATGGGTCAAGTACAAGTACTTCCGATCTTCCAAGGCGTCTAGCATATATTTCATGCAGAACAAATATATTTGATTATGTAGATTTGCAGCCAAGCTATTACTTTAATTCTGCTCTAACAAATAACCTTAACCTTGTAAAAATCTGTGTCCAAAATAACACTATTGTTAACTCAAGTGGTAATGCTATAGTTTCAAAAACATCCAGCACACAAATAGGCTGCGAAATGGAAATCGATACGGATATTAACTCTGATTCATCGGCTCTATCCAGGTACAATCAATATGTTTCAGCTTTCTCTAGCTATAGAGGCAGCAAACATATCTCTTTTTACTGTTCAGAAAGGAACTCATTAATAAATACAAATGTGTTTAATACTGTAAGATCATTTGTAACATACTAATAAAATACTTGAATGGATACGGCAAATTATTATATTCATTCCCAATTATATAAGGAGGTACGAATAATATTTAAGGTTCCAGGATAGTTAATGCGTATTATGCAGTTACAAATAAGAGTTTCTAAATTTTTAGTATATTTGTGGCAGGAGTCAATGAATGACAACTGTCATTTTTTTGTTTTTTATTATACTCCTTATTGACTAGGTGGTCAATAAGGGGTATAATAAAAATAGTTGTTGACCACCTAGTCAATAATTGTAAAGACTAAACAGATAATGTACTTGCAAGGAGGTTGAAATTATGAATATCATAGAAATTAAGAACTTGAACAAGTCCTATGGTAAAGCCAGAGGTATAATAGATGTCAGCTTTGAGATACCTCAGGGTGAAATCTTCGGATTCATTGGCCCTAACGGGGCAGGAAAGTCAACGACTATAAGAACTTTGCTGGCGCTGATTTATCCCAACAGCGGAAGTGCTAAAATATTCGGTATGGACTGTATAAAGGATTCAGCCAAAATAAAAAGGGAAATCGGGTATCTGCCGTCTGAGGTAAATTATTATGATGATATGAAGATAAAAGACCTCCTCTATTATTCGGCAAAATTCTATAAAAAGGATTGCAGCAAAAGAATTAAGGAATTAAGTGATACATTTGAGCTGGACATGAACAAAAAGGTGGATGAGTTATCCTTCGGAAACAAGAAAAAGGTTGCAATAATCCAGGCATTGCTGCATGAGCCGAAGCTGCTGATTCTTGATGAGCCTACGGGAGGGCTTGACCCACTGATGCAAAACAAGTTCTTTGATGTACTTAAGGAAGAGAACCAAAAAGGGGTGACAATCTTTTTTTCCTCACATATCCTGAGTGAAGTACAGAGGATGTGTGACAGGGTAGCCATAATAAAAGAGGGTAAAATCCTTAAAGTAGAAACTATAGACAAACTAACCGGAGATAAATTCAAGAAAATTAGGATAGATTTTAAGAACGGAGACAGAATCGAACTTCCCGGAATGATAAATGTTGAAACTAAGGGTAAGAGCATGGAGTTTGTATTTGGCGGAAAGATTGATGAGCTGGTTAAGAAACTTGCCGGGGTGCATGTAGAGAATCTTTGGATAGAAGAACCTTCACTTGAAGAGATTTTTATGCATTATTATGAATCAGGAAATAGCAAGTAGTATTGAGGAGGGATGAAAAATGACTATATTTTTTAGGGAAATAGCAAGAAACAGAAAACAATTTCTGGTATGGACAATTATACTTGTTTTGTCGAGCATAGGAATGATGGCTATGTATCCTACATTTGCCGATCAGGCAGGGGAATATAACGAGCTGATGAAAAAATTCCCCAAGGAGATGCTGGAAGCCCTTGGATTGGATCAGCTTAACATGGGATTGATACTTGATTATTTCGCGTATGTTTTTCTATATATAATACTTTTTGGTGGAGTATATGCCATGCTCCTAGGCTCAAGCATAATTTCCAAGGAAGAGAGTGAAAAGACTGTTGAGTTTCTTATGGCAAAGCCTGTAACAAGAAAGATGATAATAACATCCAAGGCAGCCTGTGTACTGTTTTATCTTGTCCTTTTCAATTTGATATTTGCCGTCGCAGATTATTTCATGTTTGAAGCTGTTAAAAAGGATGCCTATAGTATGAACATATTTCTACTGCTTCATTTCGGATTCTTTATGCTTCAACTGACATTTGCTGCTGTAGGTTTATTGATATCGGTGTTTGTAGTAAAGGCTAAATCATTATACCCTATCGTGTTTGGTGTTGTACTTGGAGCGTTTTTTCTTAACATTATATCAGCTATGTCAGATAAACTGGAAAACTTCAAGTATTTGTCACCGTTTAAATATGTCAGCCCCGCAGATATGGTTAAGAATGGTAAAATAGAAACAACATACCTTGTTATTATGGCTGTGGTAGTAATAATATCCGTAGCTTTAACCTATTTGTTCTACAACAGAAAAAATATTAGTGTGTAATGGGAGTGTATCGGATTGTACCGAAATTTTGAGAATCTGCCGGAGGACAAGAGGAATAAAATAATCAGCGTAAGCATA
Coding sequences within:
- a CDS encoding DUF4855 domain-containing protein, giving the protein MKKLSLFLIFVFMLSIFSGTQMFAAQNTENPQVTYSKEELEKKKRTTLPDKSRDKKNNEVSREVTVLLADSYEPNNSISAAKPISNNNTIYPTIDTSSDVDYFTFTISSTANAVISMTPPSDKDYDLKLYNSSGTEVGSSTNGTGTTDSITNTSLPSGTYYIYVYGYSGAYSETSYSLRLSYTGGGGSGDDYGNDFSSAYSLSVSAGTTTSRSGSIESTGDADFFKFTAPSSGTYTIYSTGSTDTYGHLYNSSQSELASNDDNSASNFLISYSLTAGQLYYVKVRHYSSSGTGEYTLNITAPIPVANAYSNIAKLLYVGYANTRNGTSKYASYTDSDLDSILNSPTLGTNEFVITGGDCGYGFKQCVAMTDINSLTTSGTTAYNYCGTTDSASLNTIKNEAVNVYNSIDSYRTLESFADDQITLANRIWAKNPNAKVWFSFPVIPHTTFAYLYTSQCRTKIVDRIKDSISSTNWSNNVLGFYYGTESPTQWYTKFNTSNTTDFNNPVVNNMNGLSSYVHGFSKKMLWIPYYRDGSSTSTSDLPRRLAYISCRTNIFDYVDLQPSYYFNSALTNNLNLVKICVQNNTIVNSSGNAIVSKTSSTQIGCEMEIDTDINSDSSALSRYNQYVSAFSSYRGSKHISFYCSERNSLINTNVFNTVRSFVTY
- a CDS encoding ABC transporter ATP-binding protein, yielding MNIIEIKNLNKSYGKARGIIDVSFEIPQGEIFGFIGPNGAGKSTTIRTLLALIYPNSGSAKIFGMDCIKDSAKIKREIGYLPSEVNYYDDMKIKDLLYYSAKFYKKDCSKRIKELSDTFELDMNKKVDELSFGNKKKVAIIQALLHEPKLLILDEPTGGLDPLMQNKFFDVLKEENQKGVTIFFSSHILSEVQRMCDRVAIIKEGKILKVETIDKLTGDKFKKIRIDFKNGDRIELPGMINVETKGKSMEFVFGGKIDELVKKLAGVHVENLWIEEPSLEEIFMHYYESGNSK
- a CDS encoding ABC transporter permease, translated to MTIFFREIARNRKQFLVWTIILVLSSIGMMAMYPTFADQAGEYNELMKKFPKEMLEALGLDQLNMGLILDYFAYVFLYIILFGGVYAMLLGSSIISKEESEKTVEFLMAKPVTRKMIITSKAACVLFYLVLFNLIFAVADYFMFEAVKKDAYSMNIFLLLHFGFFMLQLTFAAVGLLISVFVVKAKSLYPIVFGVVLGAFFLNIISAMSDKLENFKYLSPFKYVSPADMVKNGKIETTYLVIMAVVVIISVALTYLFYNRKNISV